A region from the Benincasa hispida cultivar B227 chromosome 10, ASM972705v1, whole genome shotgun sequence genome encodes:
- the LOC120088629 gene encoding proline-rich receptor-like protein kinase PERK5, which yields MSSPSPSSDSGSSSSSPPPSPPPPSTAPPPDSSPPPPDSSSSSSPPPPPDSSPPPPSDDTSPPPPDASPPPPPPSNDSTPPTDDSSSSTPPPKDSNSSSSPPSPPPPPPPPPPPPPPPHGSSRHSPPSPKSITPNSRSSDSSSGGSAPEAVPIIVGVAVAAGFLLFAMALIFFACSRKKKKRTSGSMYYDEQPDPKGGDPYYNGRNHNWNNPSEHFVNMAPIGGGGQGGGWPSPPPPPPPGLVSSDMSSNFSGPHGPPLPPPHPSVALGFNKSTFTYDELMAATGGFSPANLLGQGGFGYVHKGLLPNGKEIAVKSLKTGSGQGDREFAAEVEIISRVHHRHLVSLVGYCIAGDRKMLVYEFVPNNNLEFHLHGKGRPPMDWSTRVKIALGSAKGLAYLHEDCHPRIIHRDIKTANILIDISFEAKVADFGLAKLNQDNYTHVSTRVMGTFGYLAPEYASSGKLTEKSDVFSFGVMLLELITGRKPVDTAGEMEDSLVDWSRPLCTKAMNDGNYDELADPRLEKNYDAQEMACMVACAAACIRHSARRRPKMSQVVRALEGDVSLDDLNDGVKPGQSSYFGSGTSSEYDASSYSADMKRFRKVALDSREYTSSDYGGTSEYGLNPSSTSSEISRKPSHLSSPIAPPSNL from the exons ATGTCTTCTCCTTCCCCTTCTTCTGATTCCGGTTCCAGTTCCTCTTCTCCTCCTCCTTCTCCTCCACCTCCTTCCACTGCTCCCCCGCCAGATTCTTCTCCGCCTCCCCCGgattcttcctcttcctcctccCCTCCTCCTCCGCCGGAttcttctcctcctcctccatCTGATGATACTTCTCCACCTCCGCCCGATGCatcgccgccgccgccgcctccGTCTAACGACTCCACGCCGCCTACTGATGATTCCTCTTCTTCGACGCCACCGCCAAAGGATTccaactcttcttcttctccaccGTCTCCTCCGCCGCCTCCGCCACCACCACCGCCTCCGCCTCCTCCGCCGCATGGGTCATCGAGGCATTCTCCTCCGTCTCCGAAATCGATCACGCCTAACTCACGATCCTCAGATTCGTCGTCCGGCGGCTCTGCCCCAGAGGCGGTGCCGATCATTGTAGGAGTGGCGGTGGCGGCAGGATTTTTGCTATTCGCTATGGCGTTGATATTCTTTGCTTGCAGTCGAAAGAAAAAGAAGCGAACTAGTGGTTCCATGTACTACGATGAACAGCCCGATCCGAAAG GTGGGGATCCATATTACAATGGAAGGAATCACAATTGGAATAACCCGAGCGAACATTTTGTGAACATGGCGCCAATCGGCGGCGGGGGCCAAGGAGGAGGGTGGCCATCGCCGCCGCCTCCTCCTCCACCGGGATTAGTGAGCAGTGACATGAGCTCAAATTTCTCGGGACCACATGGGCCACCGTTGCCACCACCACACCCATCGGTGGCACTGGGATTCAATAAGAGCACTTTCACTTACGACGAGCTGATGGCTGCGACCGGGGGATTCTCTCCGGCGAATCTGTTGGGGCAAGGGGGATTTGGGTACGTTCACAAAGGATTGCTGCCCAACGGCAAGGAAATTGCAGTGAAAAGCCTGAAAACGGGAAGCGGGCAAGGAGATCGAGAATTCGCGGCGGAGGTGGAGATCATCAGCCGCGTCCACCATCGCCATTTGGTGTCCCTTGTCGGATATTGCATCGCCGGTGACCGAAAGATGTTGGTTTACGAATTTGTCCCTAATAACAACCTCGAATTCCACCTTCATG GCAAGGGGCGGCCACCAATGGACTGGTCAACACGTGTGAAGATCGCATTGGGCTCAGCCAAGGGCCTGGCTTATCTCCACGAAGATT GTCATCCTCGCATCATCCACAGAGATATCAAGACTGCCAATATTCTTATAGACATTAGTTTCGAAGCTAAg gTGGCTGATTTCGGATTGGCAAAGCTCAACCAAGACAATTACACTCATGTATCCACTCGCGTTATGGGCACATTTGG ATATTTGGCTCCGGAATATGCATCAAGTGGGAAGCTAACAGAGAAATCAGATGTATTCTCATTTGGAGTAATGCTTTTGGAACTGATAACCGGAAGAAAACCGGTGGACACGGCCGGAGAAATGGAAGACAGCTTAGTGGACTGG TCAAGGCCTCTTTGTACAAAAGCAATGAATGATGGAAACTATGATGAGTTGGCTGATCCAcggttggagaagaactatgaTGCCCAAGAAATGGCTTGCATGGTGGCTTGCGCCGCGGCTTGCATTCGCCATTCGGCTCGCCGCCGTCCCAAAATGAGCCAG GTGGTACGAGCACTAGAAGGTGATGTGTCGCTGGATGATTTGAACGACGGAGTAAAGCCAGGGCAGAGCTCATACTTCGGGTCTGGCACATCCTCAGAGTACGACGCAAGCTCCTATAGCGCCGACATGAAGAGGTTCCGGAAGGTGGCGTTGGACAGTCGTGAGTACACAAGCAGCGATTACGGCGGCACTAGCGAATACGGCCTAAACCCTTCCTCAACGAGCAGCGAAATCAGTCGGAAGCCTAGCCACTTATCCTCCCCCATCGCACCACCTTCTAATCTCTAA